In Candidatus Binatia bacterium, the genomic window AAGGCCACATCACGGCCTCCGCGTGGGTGGTCTCGGAGGATCACCAGAACGCTCTCTTCACGCATCACGCGAAGCTGCAGCGTTGGCTGCAACTCGGCGGGCATTCCGACGGGCAGACGGATCCGTTCCAGGTGGCGCTGCGCGAGGCGCGCGAAGAGTCCGGCATGCAGCGGTTTCGCGAGGCCTCGGGCGCAGACGTTCCCCTTCCTCTGGATGTCGATGTTCATCGAATTCCAGAGCGTCGCGCGGAGCCGGCGCACCTGCATCTGGACATTCGCTACCTCTTGATCGCCGAGGTCGGCCAGCCGCTCGTCCTGACGGAGGAATCGAATGATCTCCGCTGGATACCGGTCTCGGAAATCGCGCAGTGGTTCGATGAGGAGAGCCTTCTTCGCATGGCAAGAAAGGTGCCGGCACTTCTCGGCGAGGGGTCGGCTCCGCCGCCGGGCTGAAGGACGATGCCGGGCCGGACGGACTGGGACGCGGCTCGCGTCCGACGCGAGCGAGACCGGTTTCGCGCAGAGATTCGCGTACGCCCGTCTAAGATCGACGTGCCGGGCCACGGACAGGAGTCGGTCTGGGGGTATTCTCGGCCGCCGCGGATCGAACGAGAGTCGCGGCCGGTCCGTGTGGAACTCGCAGGGGTCGTTCTCGCACAGAGCGTGCAGGCGGTTCGGGTTCTGGAGACCTCGAGCCCGCCGACGGTCTACCTGCCGCCGTCGGACGTTCGGTTTTCTTCCGTGCGGAAGATGCCCGAGCGGACGCTCTGCGAGTGGAAGGGACTCGCCGTCTACTGGGAAGCGAAGGTCGGCGTTCGTGTCGCCCGGGCGATCGCGTGGAGCTACCCGGAGCCGTTCCCAGAGTACGCTGCTCTGCAGGATTGGATTGCGTTCTTTCCGGGTCGTGTCGACGGGTGTTGGCTCGGAGAAGAACGCGTTCGACCGCAACCAGGAGAGTACTACGGCGGATGGGTGACCGACGACGTCGTCGGTCCGTTCAAGGGAGAGCCGGGAAGCGAACGTTGGTAGTTAGATCAGGCACTATGGGGTTGTACATCTCGCCTGCGTCATGCCAAAAAAATACGTTGACTCGCATTGTGAGACGCAAGTAGCGTCGACCGTGGACGAGCCTTGCGGTCTTGGATCGCGGCTCTCTTCTGCCTGTTCGCTACGGTCTTTAAATCCAACTTGTCGACTCGACGGGGCTCGCTGCGCTCCGCTCGCCTTGGAGGTTCTCATGTCCTCAATCCTACGCCCGTTCCCACTTCTGTTCACCGGGGTCGGGGTTCTGAGCTTGATCGTCACCGGATCGGCACTGGGCTACGTTAAAATCGCCACGGCCAAGCTCGTCACGAACACGAAGAACGGCAGCAACGAGATGGTGGCGCTCGACAAGAAGGGACAGGTCGCCGTGTTCGTTTCGAACTCCGATCACCTTGCGGGTGTTGCGCCGCCCGCGACGGGAGCCTTCGATTACGACGGTGCCGGGAACGGGTTCGCCTCCGGCGCCGCGCCCAGTCCGTCGTGCACCAATTGCCTGCCGGTCGATGAAAACGCGGGCAATCTCTACCTCTGGCGTCTGAAGAAGAAAGGTGACCAGCCCGCGAACTCGATTCGTCAGCTGACGTCCTCGGCGACGGGTGGGTTCGACGCGAACTCGCATCCGGATATGGATTCGAAGGCGCAGTGGGTTGCGTGGACGTCGGATCAGGATCACCTGGGTTCCAACAATGATGGCAACAGCGAAATCTTCTTGGTGGAACTCGACACCGACACGATCATGCAGGTGACCCATACGATGGGGGGTGGCGACAAGGCGAACCGAACGGCGACCATCAGCGATAAAGGTCGGTTCATCGCGTTCGACTCGACTCGCGACTATGCGGAGGCCGGCAATTGCAAGCGGCCGGATGGCACCACGGCCTGCAGCAACCCCGACCACAACTCCGAGGTGATGTTCTACGACCGCGAGGCCGGGACCTTCACGCAGGTGACGGATACAAGCGGCGACGGCAACGACGCACACGAGTATCCCCGCATCAGCATCGATGCGAGCCACATCGTATTCAAGTCGACTCGGAGCTTCGCGGGCGTCCTCGGCGGCGGCGTGACGTGTGTCGGGAGCACCGGTGGGTGCGCGAACGATTCGAACGGTGAGATCATGCTCTACGAAATCGGAGAGCGGATTCTGACCCAGGTGACAGACACAATCAATCAGGCCGGATGCAACGACAAGACGTCGAACGAGCGCCCCGAGGTGAGCAAGAAGGGCAAGTATGTCGTCTTCCAGTCCGAGTGTGAGGAGCAGCTCAACGCGGCCGGTTGTGGCCGCTGCAACGGGAACGACGAGGTCTTCTACTTCGAGACGAAGAAGGGCGAAATCTCGCAGGTCACGATCTCCGATGCCGGGTGGAATCGCGTGCCGCGCATTGCACCGACGGGTAGCTACATCGCCTGGGACACGAACCGCAGCTACTTCGGTCTCAACGCGAGCCACAACGAAAAGCTCTTCATCATGAAGCGCGGAAGCACGAAGCCGCGTGCCGGGCTCACCGCCAAGATGCAGGTCGTGGAAGATGAGGAGCTCGCGGATTTAAACGTCGTGCAGCACCCGAGGAGCCAGGCCACCACGATCCAGTTCGATGGCGGCTTTCCGGGCAGCGAACGGATCGGCATAAGCGGTAACGGACGCCACGTTGCCTTCGAGAGTTCGAAAAATGTCGGCAATCAGGAGATCTGGCTGGTCGATCGGAACAGGTGCGACCACGCCTACCCCGACTGCCTTTAGACCAGCGTTCCGGGCCTCGGGGTCGTCCCGGCTTCGGCCTCTGCTACTCTGAAAGCGCCGCCTCTCCTCGAGAGGCGGCGCTTTTGCTTATGGCCTCTTCGCAACGAAACGCGCCCCTTCCGGTGGGCTTGATCGGGCTCGGCAAGCACGGTGTCCGGTACCTCGATCACATCCGGCGGGATGTTCCCGCGCTGCGCGTCGTCGCGGTTTCTCGCCGGGATGACGCGATGGGGACGGCTCAAGCGCAGGATCTAGGTGTGCGTTTTCACGCTGACGCCACGGATCTCGTGCGGGATCCCGAAGTGCGCGGCGTGATCTCCGTCGTGCCGCCGACGCTCAACGACGACATCGTCGAGGCCTGTGCGAGCACGGGGCGTCCCCTGCTGATCGAGAAGCCCTTCGCGATCGACGCTGCGTCGGCGTTTCGTCTCGCGGCTCGCGTCGAGTCCTCCGGGATCCCGTGTTTGGTTGCGCAGACGCTGCGGTTCTCGCCAGTCGTCGCGACCGTTCGCGAGTGGCTCGCCGATCTCGGGCGGATCAGTCAGATCCTCCTCACCCAGAGCTTCGAGCCCAGTCGCCTCGGCTGGTTGGATGACCCGACGAGGTCGGGTGGCGGCAACGTGCTTCATACCGGCGTGCACATGTTCGATCTGCTGCGGCATCTTCTGGGCGGGGAGGTCGTCGACGCCTCCTGCTTCGTCGACCGGGTCGTCACGACCGAAACAGAGGACAACTTCTCCGCGACGTTCCGCATGCAGGCTCCCGAAGGTCCGTGCCTTGGTGCCGCGGCGGGCTCGAGGGCGACCACGAGTCGCGCCGGCCAGATCCGGATTGTGGCCGAGGCAGGCCAGATTCTGGCCGACCACGTTCACGGTACGGCGACCCTTTTCGAGGGGCGGGGCGCGGTTCGCACGGTCGAGCCGGCAGAGGTGCCCACGGTGCGCGCGGTTCTCGAGGAATTCAGCCGTGTGGCGACCGGCGACCGGCCCTCGTCGGTCACGGCCGGCGATGGCGCGGCGGCGGTAGCTATCGCCGACGCGTGCTATCGATCCGCGGAGACCGGGGCTCAGGTGCGGGTCCCCACGAGAGAGGACTGATTAACATGCCGCTGTTCGCCATGGTCGGAAAGAACGGAGAGGACGCCATCGCGAAGCGCGGTGCCGTGCGGCCTCGACACCTGGAGCACCTGAAGGCGCTCGATCGTGACGGCCGCATCAAGCTCGCGGGCCCGTTGCTCGAGGCCGATGGCACGATGCCGTGTGGGAGCCTCATCGTCTTCGAGGCCGAGAGCTTCGACGCGGCGCGGGCCATCGCGGAGCGCGACCCGTACGT contains:
- a CDS encoding NUDIX hydrolase — protein: MHRKAILGLLERYLDRHPNELIMVDHIRQFVRVHDDCFERTCLEGHITASAWVVSEDHQNALFTHHAKLQRWLQLGGHSDGQTDPFQVALREAREESGMQRFREASGADVPLPLDVDVHRIPERRAEPAHLHLDIRYLLIAEVGQPLVLTEESNDLRWIPVSEIAQWFDEESLLRMARKVPALLGEGSAPPPG
- a CDS encoding DUF427 domain-containing protein; translation: MPGRTDWDAARVRRERDRFRAEIRVRPSKIDVPGHGQESVWGYSRPPRIERESRPVRVELAGVVLAQSVQAVRVLETSSPPTVYLPPSDVRFSSVRKMPERTLCEWKGLAVYWEAKVGVRVARAIAWSYPEPFPEYAALQDWIAFFPGRVDGCWLGEERVRPQPGEYYGGWVTDDVVGPFKGEPGSERW
- a CDS encoding Gfo/Idh/MocA family oxidoreductase, with the protein product MASSQRNAPLPVGLIGLGKHGVRYLDHIRRDVPALRVVAVSRRDDAMGTAQAQDLGVRFHADATDLVRDPEVRGVISVVPPTLNDDIVEACASTGRPLLIEKPFAIDAASAFRLAARVESSGIPCLVAQTLRFSPVVATVREWLADLGRISQILLTQSFEPSRLGWLDDPTRSGGGNVLHTGVHMFDLLRHLLGGEVVDASCFVDRVVTTETEDNFSATFRMQAPEGPCLGAAAGSRATTSRAGQIRIVAEAGQILADHVHGTATLFEGRGAVRTVEPAEVPTVRAVLEEFSRVATGDRPSSVTAGDGAAAVAIADACYRSAETGAQVRVPTRED
- a CDS encoding YciI family protein, producing MPLFAMVGKNGEDAIAKRGAVRPRHLEHLKALDRDGRIKLAGPLLEADGTMPCGSLIVFEAESFDAARAIAERDPYVVDGVFESYDLQAFTLVLSETHG